In the Gossypium raimondii isolate GPD5lz chromosome 9, ASM2569854v1, whole genome shotgun sequence genome, one interval contains:
- the LOC105798432 gene encoding UPF0481 protein At3g47200, which yields MEAQSGRSNENVVISVGALCSLKVELRDACLSMPQSYCIFKTPTILFRHKETSFLPNCFSIGPMHHGKRNLLATEKIKVKYLKALLSRVIGSRYETMSEQSKEIEEQNVLSDWIDSVEMIKKEASSCYAGRDFAAELGDEFVKTMLLDGVFVIELFRKDAEVVKPEPDDPIFSMSCMLQYLHHDLILLENQIPWLVLDLLYEKSRLPCETKSLIELALMFFANTFTSHPPPINTSRFKDENIKHILDLLRSSLVLPFQETVKKNESSWQPIRSITRLKEAGVKFVKAVPEPDSVLDIRFRDGCLTIPSLLIQETTETIFRNLIAYEQCLPKCQPKFTCYAKLLDNLIDTTNDMEILCKREIFDNWLSPADATQFFNNLYNDAFVKEFYYSELCNKLDRHCKRMWPQWRAYYVQNYFSKPWAIAAQIYAVVMLVLTVWQTYIK from the coding sequence ATGGAGGCACAAAGTGGAAGATCAAATGAAAACGTTGTCATCAGTGTTGGAGCATTGTGTTCTCTGAAGGTTGAGCTAAGGGATGCTTGTTTATCCATGCCCCAAAGCTACTGCATCTTCAAAACCCCAACCATACTCTTCAGGCACAAAGAGACCTCTTTTCTCCCCAATTGTTTCTCCATTGGGCCAATGCACCATGGAAAACGAAACTTGTTAGCCACTGAGAAAATCAAAGTCAAGTACTTGAAGGCTCTCCTTTCCAGGGTGATCGGAAGTCGCTATGAAACGATGTCCGAACAATCCAAAGAGATTGAAGAACAGAATGTTTTATCTGATTGGATTGATTCTGTTGAGATGATTAAGAAAGAGGCCAGTTCTTGCTATGCAGGCCGTGATTTTGCAGCAGAATTGGGTGATGAGTTCGTTAAAACAATGCTGCTAGATGGTGTCTTCGTTATCGAGCTGTTTCGTAAAGATGCGGAAGTGGTGAAGCCAGAGCCGGACGACCCGATTTTCTCCATGTCATGTATGCTGCAATATCTACACCATGACTTGATTTTGTTAGAGAATCAAATCCCCTGGTTAGTGCTTGATCTCTTGTATGAAAAATCTAGGCTCCCTTGTGAAACCAAGTCCTTGATTGAACTTGCCCTCATGTTCTTTGCTAATACCTTCACTTCTCATCCCCCTCCTATAAATACAAGCCGTTTCAAAGACGAAAATATCAAGCATATTCTTGATTTGTTAAGATCATCCTTGGTGTTACCATTCCaagaaacagtaaaaaaaaacgAATCCAGCTGGCAGCCGATTCGTTCCATCACTAGGCTCAAAGAAGCAGGTGTAAAATTCGTGAAAGCTGTACCAGAACCAGACAGCGTCTTGGACATAAGGTTTAGAGATGGTTGTCTCACAATCCCATCATTGCTGATCCAAGAGACGACTGAAACGATCTTCCGGAACCTGATCGCGTACGAGCAGTGTTTGCCTAAATGTCAACCTAAATTCACTTGCTATGCCAAGCTCCTCGATAACCTCATTGACACCACCAACGACATGGAGATACTGTGCAAGAGGGAGATCTTCGACAACTGGTTGAGTCCCGCCGATGCAACCCAGTTTTTCAATAATCTTTATAATGATGCTTTTGTCAAGGAATTCTATTATTCCGAACTTTGTAATAAACTCGATCGTCATTGTAAACGGATGTGGCCTCAATGGCGAGCATACTATGTGCAAAACTATTTCAGCAAGCCTTGGGCTATCGCTGCTCAAATTTATGCTGTTGTCATGTTGGTTCTCACAGTGTGGCAAACATacataaaatag